A single window of Sparus aurata chromosome 12, fSpaAur1.1, whole genome shotgun sequence DNA harbors:
- the arvcfa gene encoding armadillo repeat protein deleted in velo-cardio-facial syndrome homolog isoform X2 translates to MPAEVKEEQSSEGPPPPLSLSQEAKESTLDNPCTTDELDTPTSIASVMTSTNESSTETDTPQQTDTEESKAVDQESEQAPSEIQGSSETQQENIQASDTTDLASTPEVQDNTPTEPPIPEANTEPPESVTPTAPTTAPPQPEVLPPPCEPQPLNLDRQSRVYTLPDSYRGMGGDICPGYGSLSRATLHSYWPPKNFQPGAHYTLPFLRDSYAPAGLSSQTEEDGLSERGENPLDMKSDHSAASYPTLGGIHQFRPITTMELLREPSRTRGGYDDAFMAQLEGNLNPFFQAMCRAQTLQFPHKRSSMVSLDSVRRDPRWRDPNLHEVISMLSHPMDPVKSNAAAYLQHLCYENDRIKQEVRQLNGVPMLVELLDHPKPEVHRKACGALRNISYGKDHNNKMAIKNCDGIQALVRLLRKCSSMEVKELVTGTLWNLSSHEPLKMIVINNGLQTLTDEIIIPHSGWRKDSVDPSKLLSAEWTTVFKNTSGCLRNVSSDGAEARQRLRECEGLVDALLHALQSAVINKDTDNKPVENCVCILRNLSYHVHKEIPGAERFQEPHANHLMRSVGHQKKKNEPDCFGGKKPKEEWFNQGLELLYQPEVVRLYLSLLTCSHNHNTLEAAAGALQNLAAGHWAWSSYIRATVRKEKGLPILVELLRSDVDKVVRAVAIALRNLAMDRRNKDLIGSYALRDLVGNLPCGQQHPAKNLEGDTVVSILNTIHEIITDSPENARALIQGHAVQKLVAINKSSQSARETKAASHVLQTIWAYKDLRNTLSKAGWNKSHFKPTTTGVTKKSKSGKQGSDDITLPLMDKNQDVYSTLEPNDRVGDGKGPVVERDALQAISERKHFIRAGRPAVGLMDNKPPPLDSWV, encoded by the exons ATGCCTGCTGAAGTGAAAGAG GAGCAGAGTTCAGAGGGGCCTCCTCCTCCGCTGTCTCTGTCCCAGGAGGCCAAAGAGTCGACTCTGGATAACCCATGCACCACCGACGAGCTCGACACACCAACCTCCATCGCCTCCGTGATGACCTCGACCAATGAGAGCTCCACGGAGACCGACACCCCGCAGCAGACGGACACAGAG GAGTCCAAAGCCGTGGATCAAGAGAGCGAACAGGCCCCGAGTGAGATCCAAGGATCCTCAGAGACGCAGCAGGAGAACATCCAGGCATCAGACACAACCGATCTCGCATCGACCCCTGAGGTTCAAGATAACACTCCTACTGAGCCACCTATTCCTGAAGCAAACACCGAACCCCCTGAGTCTGTCACACCGACAGCACCAACCACAGCACCACCTCAACCTGAAGTGCTCCCGCCGCCTTGTGAGCCTCAACCACTGAACCTAGACAGGCAGAGCAGAGTGTACACCCTCCCCGACAGCTACAGAGGCATGGGGGGTGACATCTGTCCAGGGTATGGAAGTCTGTCCCGCGCCACCCTCCACAGCTACTGGCCCCCCAAGAACTTCCAGCCCGGGGCTCACTACACCTTACCCTTCCTCAGAGACAGCTACGCTCCCGCAGGACTCAGCAGCCAGACAGAAGAGGATGGATTGAGCGAGAGGGGAGAAAACCCTTTGGACATGAAGTCTGACCACTCAGCTGCCAGTTACCCGACCCTGGGGGGAATCCACCAGTTCAGGCCAATTACCACCATGGAGCTCCTCAGGGAGCCCTCCAGAACCAG AGGCGGCTACGATGACGCCTTTATGGCCCAGCTCGAGGGGAACCTGAACCCTTTCTTCCAGGCCATGTGTCGAGCTCAGACCCTGCAGTTCCCCCACAAACGCAGCAGCATGGTCAGCCTGGACAGCGTCCGCAGAGACCCGCGCTGGAGAGACCCCAACCTGCACGAGGTGATCTCGATGCTCAGCCACCCAATGGACCCGGTCAAGTCCAATGCTGCCGCCTATTTGCAGCACCTGTGTTATGAGAACGACCGCATCAAACAGGAGGTGCGCCAGCTGAACGGGGTGCCGATGCTGGTGGAATTACTGGACCACCCCAAACCTGAGGTCCACCGCAAGGCCTGTGGTGCTTTGCGCAACATATCCTACGGAAAGGACCACAATAACAAAATGGCCATCAAGAACTGTGATGGCATCCAAGCTTTAGTCAGACTACTGAGGAAGTGTAGCAGCATGGAGGTCAAAGAGTTGGTCACAG GCACTCTGTGGAACCTCTCCTCACATGAGCCACTGAAGATGATAGTCATCAACAACGGGCTTCAAACACTGACTGATGAGATTATCATCCCACACTCGGGCTGGAGGAAAGACTCTGTTGACCCCTCCAAACTGCTGAGCGCTGAGTGGACCACAGTCTTCAAGAACACCAGTGGATGTCTGAG GAACGTGAGCTCAGACGGGGCGGAGGCTCGACAGAGGCTGAGGGAGTGCGAGGGGCTGGTGGATGCGCTCCTTCACGCCCTCCAATCAGCTGTTATCAACAAAGACACTGACAATAAG CCAGTGGAGAACTGCGTTTGCATCCTGCGAAACCTGTCCTACCATGTTCACAAAGAAATACCAGGAGCGGAGCGGTTTCAGGAGCCCCATGCCAATCACCTGATGAGGTCAGTGGGgcaccagaagaagaagaacgagCCCGACTGTTTTGGAGGGAAGAAACCCAAAG AGGAGTGGTTTAATCAAG GGCTGGAGCTGCTGTATCAGCCGGAGGTGGTGAGGCTCTACCTCTCTCTTCTCACCTGCAGTCACAACCACAACACGCTGGAGGCGGCGGCGGGAGCTCTGCAGAACCTCGCTGCGGGACACTGGGCT TGGTCCAGCTACATCCGCGCCACggtgaggaaagaaaaagggcTGCCCATCCTGGTGGAGCTGCTGCGCTCGGATGTGGACAAAGTGGTGCGAGCTGTCGCTATTGCTCTTCGCAACCTGGCGATGGACCGAAGGAACAAAGACCTAATAG GGAGCTATGCTTTGAGGGACCTTGTTGGTAACCTGCCATGTGGGCAGCAGCACCCGGCAAAGAATCTTGAGGGAGATACAGTGGTGTCTATTCTGAACACCATCCATGAGATCATCACAGACAGCCCCGAGAACGCCCGAGCGCTCATACAGGGCCATGCTGTGCAGAAGCTGGTGGCCATCAACAAGTCAAG CCAATCAGCCCGGGAGACCAAGGCGGCTTCCCATGTGCTCCAGACAATATGGGCCTACAAGGACCTGAGAAACACTCTGAGCAAGGCAGGCTGGAACAAGAGTCActttaag CCAACGACTACGGGAGTGACTAAAAAATCCAAGAGTGGGAAGCAAGGCAGCGATGACATCACCTTGCCTCTCATGGACAAAAACCAAG ATGTATATTCCACTTTAGAGCCAAATGATAGGGTTGGAGACGGAAAAGGGCCCGTTGTGGAAAGAGACGCTCTCCAG GCGATAAGTGAGAGGAAACACTTCATCCGAGCTGGCAGGCCTGCGGTGGGCCTCATGGATAACAAACCGCCACCGCTGGACTCCTGGGTGTAA
- the arvcfa gene encoding armadillo repeat protein deleted in velo-cardio-facial syndrome homolog isoform X1 — protein MPAEVKEEQSSEGPPPPLSLSQEAKESTLDNPCTTDELDTPTSIASVMTSTNESSTETDTPQQTDTEESKAVDQESEQAPSEIQGSSETQQENIQASDTTDLASTPEVQDNTPTEPPIPEANTEPPESVTPTAPTTAPPQPEVLPPPCEPQPLNLDRQSRVYTLPDSYRGMGGDICPGYGSLSRATLHSYWPPKNFQPGAHYTLPFLRDSYAPAGLSSQTEEDGLSERGENPLDMKSDHSAASYPTLGGIHQFRPITTMELLREPSRTRGGYDDAFMAQLEGNLNPFFQAMCRAQTLQFPHKRSSMVSLDSVRRDPRWRDPNLHEVISMLSHPMDPVKSNAAAYLQHLCYENDRIKQEVRQLNGVPMLVELLDHPKPEVHRKACGALRNISYGKDHNNKMAIKNCDGIQALVRLLRKCSSMEVKELVTGTLWNLSSHEPLKMIVINNGLQTLTDEIIIPHSGWRKDSVDPSKLLSAEWTTVFKNTSGCLRNVSSDGAEARQRLRECEGLVDALLHALQSAVINKDTDNKPVENCVCILRNLSYHVHKEIPGAERFQEPHANHLMRSVGHQKKKNEPDCFGGKKPKEEWFNQGWKNGFLDRKYGTLDLPKRSEQMKGLELLYQPEVVRLYLSLLTCSHNHNTLEAAAGALQNLAAGHWAWSSYIRATVRKEKGLPILVELLRSDVDKVVRAVAIALRNLAMDRRNKDLIGSYALRDLVGNLPCGQQHPAKNLEGDTVVSILNTIHEIITDSPENARALIQGHAVQKLVAINKSSQSARETKAASHVLQTIWAYKDLRNTLSKAGWNKSHFKPTTTGVTKKSKSGKQGSDDITLPLMDKNQDVYSTLEPNDRVGDGKGPVVERDALQAISERKHFIRAGRPAVGLMDNKPPPLDSWV, from the exons ATGCCTGCTGAAGTGAAAGAG GAGCAGAGTTCAGAGGGGCCTCCTCCTCCGCTGTCTCTGTCCCAGGAGGCCAAAGAGTCGACTCTGGATAACCCATGCACCACCGACGAGCTCGACACACCAACCTCCATCGCCTCCGTGATGACCTCGACCAATGAGAGCTCCACGGAGACCGACACCCCGCAGCAGACGGACACAGAG GAGTCCAAAGCCGTGGATCAAGAGAGCGAACAGGCCCCGAGTGAGATCCAAGGATCCTCAGAGACGCAGCAGGAGAACATCCAGGCATCAGACACAACCGATCTCGCATCGACCCCTGAGGTTCAAGATAACACTCCTACTGAGCCACCTATTCCTGAAGCAAACACCGAACCCCCTGAGTCTGTCACACCGACAGCACCAACCACAGCACCACCTCAACCTGAAGTGCTCCCGCCGCCTTGTGAGCCTCAACCACTGAACCTAGACAGGCAGAGCAGAGTGTACACCCTCCCCGACAGCTACAGAGGCATGGGGGGTGACATCTGTCCAGGGTATGGAAGTCTGTCCCGCGCCACCCTCCACAGCTACTGGCCCCCCAAGAACTTCCAGCCCGGGGCTCACTACACCTTACCCTTCCTCAGAGACAGCTACGCTCCCGCAGGACTCAGCAGCCAGACAGAAGAGGATGGATTGAGCGAGAGGGGAGAAAACCCTTTGGACATGAAGTCTGACCACTCAGCTGCCAGTTACCCGACCCTGGGGGGAATCCACCAGTTCAGGCCAATTACCACCATGGAGCTCCTCAGGGAGCCCTCCAGAACCAG AGGCGGCTACGATGACGCCTTTATGGCCCAGCTCGAGGGGAACCTGAACCCTTTCTTCCAGGCCATGTGTCGAGCTCAGACCCTGCAGTTCCCCCACAAACGCAGCAGCATGGTCAGCCTGGACAGCGTCCGCAGAGACCCGCGCTGGAGAGACCCCAACCTGCACGAGGTGATCTCGATGCTCAGCCACCCAATGGACCCGGTCAAGTCCAATGCTGCCGCCTATTTGCAGCACCTGTGTTATGAGAACGACCGCATCAAACAGGAGGTGCGCCAGCTGAACGGGGTGCCGATGCTGGTGGAATTACTGGACCACCCCAAACCTGAGGTCCACCGCAAGGCCTGTGGTGCTTTGCGCAACATATCCTACGGAAAGGACCACAATAACAAAATGGCCATCAAGAACTGTGATGGCATCCAAGCTTTAGTCAGACTACTGAGGAAGTGTAGCAGCATGGAGGTCAAAGAGTTGGTCACAG GCACTCTGTGGAACCTCTCCTCACATGAGCCACTGAAGATGATAGTCATCAACAACGGGCTTCAAACACTGACTGATGAGATTATCATCCCACACTCGGGCTGGAGGAAAGACTCTGTTGACCCCTCCAAACTGCTGAGCGCTGAGTGGACCACAGTCTTCAAGAACACCAGTGGATGTCTGAG GAACGTGAGCTCAGACGGGGCGGAGGCTCGACAGAGGCTGAGGGAGTGCGAGGGGCTGGTGGATGCGCTCCTTCACGCCCTCCAATCAGCTGTTATCAACAAAGACACTGACAATAAG CCAGTGGAGAACTGCGTTTGCATCCTGCGAAACCTGTCCTACCATGTTCACAAAGAAATACCAGGAGCGGAGCGGTTTCAGGAGCCCCATGCCAATCACCTGATGAGGTCAGTGGGgcaccagaagaagaagaacgagCCCGACTGTTTTGGAGGGAAGAAACCCAAAG AGGAGTGGTTTAATCAAG GTTGGAAAAATGGATTTTTGGACAGAAAGTACGGTACATTGGATTTACCGAAACGTTCAGAACAAATGAAAG GGCTGGAGCTGCTGTATCAGCCGGAGGTGGTGAGGCTCTACCTCTCTCTTCTCACCTGCAGTCACAACCACAACACGCTGGAGGCGGCGGCGGGAGCTCTGCAGAACCTCGCTGCGGGACACTGGGCT TGGTCCAGCTACATCCGCGCCACggtgaggaaagaaaaagggcTGCCCATCCTGGTGGAGCTGCTGCGCTCGGATGTGGACAAAGTGGTGCGAGCTGTCGCTATTGCTCTTCGCAACCTGGCGATGGACCGAAGGAACAAAGACCTAATAG GGAGCTATGCTTTGAGGGACCTTGTTGGTAACCTGCCATGTGGGCAGCAGCACCCGGCAAAGAATCTTGAGGGAGATACAGTGGTGTCTATTCTGAACACCATCCATGAGATCATCACAGACAGCCCCGAGAACGCCCGAGCGCTCATACAGGGCCATGCTGTGCAGAAGCTGGTGGCCATCAACAAGTCAAG CCAATCAGCCCGGGAGACCAAGGCGGCTTCCCATGTGCTCCAGACAATATGGGCCTACAAGGACCTGAGAAACACTCTGAGCAAGGCAGGCTGGAACAAGAGTCActttaag CCAACGACTACGGGAGTGACTAAAAAATCCAAGAGTGGGAAGCAAGGCAGCGATGACATCACCTTGCCTCTCATGGACAAAAACCAAG ATGTATATTCCACTTTAGAGCCAAATGATAGGGTTGGAGACGGAAAAGGGCCCGTTGTGGAAAGAGACGCTCTCCAG GCGATAAGTGAGAGGAAACACTTCATCCGAGCTGGCAGGCCTGCGGTGGGCCTCATGGATAACAAACCGCCACCGCTGGACTCCTGGGTGTAA